Proteins from one Sulfurovum sp. TSL1 genomic window:
- a CDS encoding OmpA family protein gives MTHKLLLTTSLISLLLIGCAQPAPGLAGKNNISDANHIEGDTVSIDENTYGTGSTANYNSSSDGFKSIYFGFADYSISPDMENNMNHNIEVANTAASKIKIEGNCDEFGTDEYNYALGLKRAKAVKDSIAAQGIDPSRMVLVSFGESNAVCTETSESCYQRNRRVDIRLIK, from the coding sequence ATGACACATAAACTACTTTTAACTACATCACTTATTTCATTACTTTTGATCGGATGTGCACAACCTGCACCCGGTCTAGCAGGTAAAAACAATATTTCTGATGCCAACCATATCGAAGGTGATACGGTCAGCATAGATGAAAATACATATGGCACGGGATCTACTGCAAATTATAACAGTAGCAGCGATGGTTTCAAAAGTATCTATTTCGGTTTTGCAGATTATTCGATCTCTCCGGATATGGAAAACAATATGAATCATAATATAGAGGTCGCCAATACAGCAGCTTCTAAAATAAAAATAGAAGGTAACTGTGATGAATTTGGTACGGACGAGTACAATTATGCTCTGGGCCTCAAGCGTGCCAAAGCAGTAAAAGACAGTATTGCAGCACAAGGGATCGATCCAAGTAGAATGGTGCTGGTGAGTTTTGGTGAGAGTAATGCTGTATGTACTGAGACGAGTGAGAGTTGTTATCAGAGAAACAGAAGAGTTGATATTCGTTTAATAAAGTAG
- a CDS encoding biopolymer transporter ExbD, translating into MFSWDDDPDLNITPLVDVMLVLMAILMVTAPTITFQEQITLPQGSKTVQVEKPKTLTIRMDKDQKIYLGKDTYALDTFADDFVNQSVKHDKNSEVYIRADESLQYKNIMYLLKSVKAAGFEKVSLITL; encoded by the coding sequence ATGTTTAGTTGGGATGATGATCCAGACTTGAACATTACGCCGCTTGTGGATGTGATGCTGGTGTTGATGGCTATTCTTATGGTCACTGCACCTACGATCACTTTTCAAGAACAGATAACGTTGCCTCAAGGATCTAAAACGGTTCAAGTAGAAAAACCAAAAACCCTTACGATCCGTATGGACAAGGATCAAAAGATCTATTTGGGTAAAGATACCTATGCCTTAGATACTTTTGCTGACGATTTTGTCAATCAGTCTGTAAAGCATGATAAAAACTCTGAAGTCTATATACGTGCGGATGAAAGTTTACAATATAAAAACATTATGTATCTTCTCAAAAGTGTGAAAGCAGCAGGTTTCGAGAAGGTCTCACTGATAACATTATGA
- a CDS encoding bifunctional diguanylate cyclase/phosphodiesterase: MNYLKELFQLKEHRVVDQNTLDNVYHFARKSLISLVLLETIFLYLLTPYVGNHAFVWYGITVVFTLWRLHDAYDYKNHIERYSLARWHKRFVIRSWMTALMYAVLILFITPQLNDYYQMLVFVIILGMSSAEANTLSYDYRTAIGFLLILYIPLFVTMLLITKVETIILAFLLLIYFFAQANIILHSYRQKKTLDSKEELISEMEVMLQEKQELLHSLFKEAPIGIFSCDTDCSIINCNDKLSALFQRPQEEIIGQTAYKVFKNSTSGDLHRVLRGNALVSKDAHILPNNEELLVEIKYFPYTDSDNKSIGLIGLVDDKTQEHKAQEQLSILASQDALTSLLNRRGFEAYMQNLTKDIRYPTYYSLLYYLDLDDFKNINDTLGHSKGDIVLIDISRRLSKALTFSCEICRLGGDEFIIMIPFISTNMEVMQERMHHFAEKILHIFKEPFVIHNSTHLLSASMGMLIVDPGFKNIEELIRRADIAMYQAKGSGEVTSFYNVTIDQKQQEEFALLSDLHHALRNKEFILLLQPIVSMTEDTVIAAETLLRWRHPAKGVLTPDRFIPLLMKSGLLWETTWWIIEQTCIQIGTWKKQNRWSLEYISINIDILQLLEDNFAPRYLSIIERHGLKCSDITLEITEQTLVENFKSTKEVISTLQQYGVRFAIDDFGVGYSSLSYIQNLSLDTIKIDKSFVLNIENEMSDILLIKTIFHIAEQFNYTLVIEGVENEKQKRILYDLDNDLVYQGFHFSQPITKEEFGIRYLYSKNMLVS; the protein is encoded by the coding sequence ATGAATTATCTCAAAGAACTGTTTCAATTAAAAGAGCATAGGGTTGTGGATCAAAACACACTTGACAATGTCTACCATTTCGCAAGAAAATCCCTCATCAGTCTTGTACTGCTTGAAACGATCTTTCTTTATTTACTGACGCCTTATGTTGGGAACCATGCATTTGTCTGGTATGGTATTACTGTAGTCTTTACATTGTGGAGACTGCATGATGCCTATGACTATAAGAACCATATTGAGAGGTATTCACTCGCAAGATGGCATAAAAGATTTGTGATCCGTTCCTGGATGACCGCATTGATGTATGCTGTTCTGATCCTCTTTATCACTCCTCAGCTCAATGATTATTATCAAATGCTTGTCTTTGTCATTATACTCGGGATGAGCAGTGCTGAAGCAAATACCTTATCGTATGACTACCGTACTGCGATAGGTTTTCTGCTCATACTCTATATCCCTCTTTTTGTGACGATGCTGCTCATTACAAAAGTGGAAACCATTATCCTTGCCTTTTTATTGCTGATCTATTTCTTTGCTCAGGCAAATATTATTTTACACTCTTACAGACAGAAAAAAACACTTGACAGTAAAGAAGAGCTTATCTCCGAAATGGAAGTCATGCTTCAGGAAAAACAGGAACTGCTGCACAGTTTATTTAAGGAAGCCCCTATCGGTATCTTCTCCTGTGATACAGACTGCAGTATCATCAACTGTAATGATAAACTGAGTGCACTTTTCCAACGCCCACAGGAAGAGATCATTGGACAAACTGCCTATAAGGTCTTTAAAAACAGTACCTCCGGAGATCTTCATAGGGTACTTAGAGGCAACGCTCTTGTCTCTAAAGATGCACATATACTTCCAAATAATGAAGAGCTGCTGGTAGAGATAAAATATTTCCCATATACTGACAGTGACAATAAAAGCATTGGTCTCATAGGTCTGGTGGACGATAAAACACAAGAACATAAAGCCCAAGAACAGTTAAGTATTCTTGCATCTCAGGATGCATTGACCTCTCTTCTTAATAGACGTGGATTTGAAGCATACATGCAGAATCTTACAAAAGATATCCGATATCCTACCTACTACTCACTGCTTTACTACCTTGATTTAGATGATTTTAAAAATATCAATGACACATTGGGACACAGTAAAGGTGATATTGTTCTGATTGACATATCAAGACGACTGAGCAAAGCATTAACTTTTTCTTGTGAGATCTGCCGGCTGGGTGGTGATGAGTTTATCATCATGATACCTTTTATCTCTACAAACATGGAGGTCATGCAAGAAAGAATGCACCATTTTGCAGAGAAGATCCTTCATATCTTTAAAGAACCATTCGTAATACATAACTCCACACATCTGCTATCTGCAAGTATGGGTATGCTCATAGTTGATCCCGGTTTTAAAAATATTGAAGAGCTTATACGTAGAGCGGATATCGCTATGTACCAGGCAAAAGGGTCGGGAGAAGTCACCTCTTTTTACAATGTCACCATCGATCAAAAACAACAAGAGGAATTTGCACTGCTATCCGATCTCCATCATGCCTTAAGAAATAAAGAGTTCATACTTCTTCTCCAACCGATCGTCTCTATGACAGAGGATACGGTTATTGCAGCAGAAACACTTCTACGTTGGCGACATCCGGCAAAAGGTGTTCTCACTCCGGATAGATTCATACCGCTTCTCATGAAAAGTGGCTTACTTTGGGAGACGACATGGTGGATCATCGAACAGACATGTATACAGATAGGCACATGGAAAAAACAGAACCGATGGAGTCTGGAATATATATCCATCAATATCGATATACTGCAGCTCCTGGAAGACAATTTTGCTCCGCGTTATCTTAGTATCATAGAACGTCATGGATTAAAATGTTCAGATATAACCTTGGAGATCACAGAGCAAACACTGGTAGAGAACTTTAAAAGCACCAAAGAGGTCATCTCTACTTTACAACAGTATGGCGTACGATTTGCCATAGATGACTTCGGTGTAGGGTACTCTTCACTCTCCTATATTCAAAATCTCTCTCTGGACACGATCAAGATAGATAAATCATTCGTCCTAAATATAGAAAATGAAATGTCAGATATTTTACTCATCAAAACCATATTTCACATCGCAGAACAGTTCAATTATACACTGGTGATCGAAGGGGTTGAAAATGAAAAGCAGAAAAGGATACTCTATGATCTAGATAACGATCTTGTTTATCAGGGTTTCCATTTTTCTCAACCTATCACAAAAGAAGAGTTTGGCATCAGATATTTATATAGTAAAAATATGTTAGTGTCTTAA
- the fabD gene encoding ACP S-malonyltransferase: MSIKCAFLFPGQGSQAVGMGQDFFNNSDVAKQMVADATERTGIDFENLLFEENDKLEKTEFTQPAILLVSAIAHKLFENEMPIKPVYALGHSLGEFSALVSVGAIDAIDAVELVNLRGKLMAEACAGQDVGMMVSLGLEDKVVEEICDAQREAGLKVWPVNYNAEGQIVIAGVKSDLEVLAPILKAAKAKRAMLLNMSVASHCPLLESATAPLSAKLTEMLKDEFIAPVISNVTAKAYSTKAEALDLLPKQLVSPVLYKQSIAAFDDAVDCYVEFGHGGVLKGLNRKATTKPHFVVSDMASLEAAIEEISKLG; the protein is encoded by the coding sequence ATGTCAATCAAATGTGCATTTTTATTTCCGGGCCAAGGTTCACAGGCTGTAGGGATGGGACAAGACTTTTTTAACAATTCTGATGTAGCAAAACAGATGGTGGCTGATGCCACTGAAAGAACAGGTATCGACTTTGAAAACCTGCTTTTTGAAGAGAATGACAAGCTTGAAAAAACAGAGTTTACACAACCGGCTATTTTGCTTGTGTCTGCTATTGCGCATAAGCTGTTTGAAAATGAAATGCCTATCAAACCCGTCTACGCATTGGGACACTCGCTGGGTGAATTTTCTGCACTGGTCTCCGTAGGTGCCATAGATGCCATTGATGCAGTGGAACTTGTGAATCTTCGCGGTAAGCTGATGGCTGAAGCATGTGCCGGTCAGGATGTGGGGATGATGGTATCTCTCGGTCTTGAAGATAAGGTGGTCGAAGAGATCTGTGATGCACAGAGAGAAGCGGGATTAAAAGTATGGCCTGTCAATTATAATGCTGAAGGACAGATCGTGATCGCGGGTGTGAAATCTGACCTTGAAGTTTTGGCACCTATCTTAAAAGCAGCCAAAGCAAAAAGAGCGATGTTGCTGAATATGTCGGTCGCGAGTCACTGTCCACTATTGGAGAGTGCTACAGCACCTTTGTCTGCAAAGTTGACTGAGATGTTGAAAGACGAATTCATCGCCCCTGTGATCTCGAACGTCACGGCAAAAGCATACAGTACCAAAGCAGAGGCATTGGATCTCCTTCCTAAACAGTTGGTCTCTCCGGTGCTTTATAAGCAGTCTATTGCCGCTTTTGATGATGCCGTGGATTGCTATGTAGAGTTTGGGCATGGCGGTGTACTTAAAGGATTGAACCGTAAAGCAACGACAAAGCCACACTTTGTGGTTTCAGATATGGCATCGTTGGAAGCAGCGATCGAAGAGATCAGTAAACTAGGATAA
- the amrA gene encoding AmmeMemoRadiSam system protein A — translation MNDIVIALAKAAIAAALNQPEDFDLEHALKIYPELKENGAAFVTINTKPHEQLRGCIGSLHAHRPLYQDIIQNAQSAALCDPRFLPLSVEELAHVTLEVSILSEPQVVNYTDSEDLKSKIVPFKDGVVLTLDGRQATYLPQVWEQLPHFDDFFSSLCLKANLGMDCLSQHPEISTYRVTKYKEGS, via the coding sequence TTGAATGACATAGTGATAGCCTTAGCCAAAGCTGCTATTGCAGCAGCACTGAATCAACCTGAAGATTTTGATCTGGAACATGCTTTAAAAATCTATCCCGAGCTTAAAGAGAACGGTGCTGCTTTTGTCACCATTAACACAAAACCCCATGAACAACTTCGTGGATGTATAGGTTCACTGCATGCCCATCGTCCACTCTATCAAGACATTATACAAAATGCTCAGTCTGCTGCCCTGTGTGATCCCCGATTTTTACCGCTAAGTGTAGAAGAATTGGCTCATGTGACACTGGAAGTCTCTATTCTTTCAGAGCCTCAAGTAGTAAATTATACGGATAGTGAGGATCTCAAAAGTAAAATTGTTCCTTTCAAAGATGGAGTCGTACTAACACTGGACGGCAGACAAGCCACCTACTTACCTCAGGTCTGGGAACAATTGCCTCACTTTGATGATTTCTTCTCCAGCCTGTGTCTAAAAGCCAATCTTGGTATGGACTGTCTCTCTCAGCATCCTGAGATCTCTACCTATAGGGTCACAAAGTATAAGGAGGGCTCATAG
- a CDS encoding TonB C-terminal domain-containing protein encodes MIKKSSTFISGLLAVGIYIGVIALLLFYFNTRDQKKPVHFVKKNEERIRVSMSEPKTQVKKEIKPAPKKIVKPKPKPKPKPKPKQTVKKKIVEKKVIKEKVVKKAKVVKKKIDVNTTTPKKVNKPKDLFTNISSKKEIDKPKPVKTTPVKPKKVEIAKASNKPSASDLVSDSLKIEKKSDAGIENAYLAKIEEKLKGWPAQSDYAGEKAKVWLRVEPNGTFQFKVVTASGNEAFNAGLMAYLGQLQKIGFGPHKGNRAYELDVEFIATE; translated from the coding sequence ATGATCAAAAAGTCTTCTACATTTATTTCAGGATTGTTGGCTGTTGGTATTTACATCGGTGTCATCGCTCTGCTTCTCTTTTATTTCAATACTCGTGATCAAAAAAAACCTGTACATTTTGTGAAGAAAAATGAAGAACGTATACGTGTTTCAATGAGTGAACCCAAAACTCAGGTTAAAAAAGAGATCAAACCAGCACCTAAGAAAATAGTGAAACCAAAGCCCAAGCCTAAACCAAAGCCAAAGCCTAAACAAACGGTGAAGAAGAAAATTGTTGAGAAAAAGGTTATTAAAGAAAAAGTGGTGAAAAAAGCAAAGGTTGTCAAAAAGAAAATAGATGTCAATACAACCACGCCAAAAAAGGTAAACAAACCAAAAGACCTGTTTACCAATATTAGTTCTAAAAAGGAAATTGACAAGCCTAAGCCTGTGAAGACAACACCTGTAAAGCCTAAAAAAGTTGAAATTGCCAAAGCTTCAAATAAACCCAGTGCAAGTGATCTGGTCTCTGATTCATTGAAGATAGAAAAAAAGAGCGATGCTGGTATAGAGAATGCCTATTTAGCCAAAATAGAAGAGAAACTCAAGGGTTGGCCGGCACAAAGTGACTATGCAGGCGAGAAGGCAAAAGTATGGCTTAGAGTCGAGCCTAATGGTACATTTCAATTTAAAGTGGTCACAGCATCTGGAAATGAAGCTTTCAATGCAGGTCTCATGGCTTACTTGGGGCAGCTGCAGAAGATAGGTTTTGGCCCGCATAAGGGGAACAGAGCCTATGAGTTGGATGTTGAATTCATTGCTACCGAATAG
- the atpC gene encoding ATP synthase F1 subunit epsilon, with protein MELMKLEIVTPNGVIFDAEVKQVTLPGTEGEFGVLAHHATLVSLLDTGVIVIDKADGSEVAVAINSGYVKVDEEKTTCIVDGAVALSGADSDLAQALEAAKELLKSAESSSTAIASAVSKVEQIGKSL; from the coding sequence ATGGAACTTATGAAGCTAGAAATAGTCACACCGAACGGTGTGATTTTTGACGCTGAAGTAAAACAGGTCACATTGCCAGGGACTGAGGGTGAATTTGGTGTTTTAGCACATCACGCTACCCTGGTATCATTACTTGATACAGGTGTTATTGTGATCGATAAAGCAGACGGGAGCGAAGTAGCGGTTGCTATTAATTCCGGGTATGTGAAAGTCGATGAAGAGAAGACAACTTGTATCGTAGATGGTGCAGTTGCGCTTTCTGGTGCAGATAGTGATCTTGCACAAGCACTTGAAGCAGCAAAAGAGCTACTGAAGAGTGCAGAATCTTCTAGTACAGCTATTGCATCAGCAGTAAGCAAAGTAGAACAAATCGGAAAGTCTTTATAA
- the tolB gene encoding Tol-Pal system protein TolB has protein sequence MRYLLVIFASLTFLTFNVYGVDATLKIEKDVEQRARIALMDGSPEQSSKVFNILLSDLKISGHFLPDTTHHIGELSSDYIIPALKSQEYVIKYAMEQRSGAKLLVRLLKASNGTEIFKKSYAIPSKEKMPFLIHKAISDMNNVLQYPSIAWINRYVAYAVYTTPGRSEIRLADYTFSYKKTIIKGGLNLFPKWADRAQRNIYYTSYKGTLPALYKLNIYNGTKTKIASSAGMLVCSDVNSDGSKLLLTMAPEGQADIYEFDLASQSKRRITTFKGIDVNGRYVDDESRIVFVSNRLGYANVFKKSIAGGPTSQVVYHGRNNNACDAYEDKIVYSSRESSNAFGDNTFNLYLTSTGSSDTRPITTTGSNQFPRFSTDGSVILFLKQSGRSTSIGYTNLSSHQSLLFPFNDRKVQSIDW, from the coding sequence TTGAGATATTTATTAGTCATTTTTGCATCATTGACCTTTCTTACATTCAACGTTTATGGGGTAGATGCAACACTTAAAATAGAAAAAGATGTCGAGCAGCGGGCACGTATAGCGCTTATGGACGGTTCACCTGAACAGAGCAGTAAAGTGTTTAATATATTACTTTCAGACCTTAAGATCTCCGGACATTTCCTACCGGACACTACACATCATATAGGTGAGCTCTCTTCGGACTATATCATACCGGCCCTGAAAAGCCAGGAGTATGTCATTAAGTATGCCATGGAGCAACGCTCAGGCGCAAAACTTCTGGTACGACTTTTAAAAGCATCCAACGGCACAGAGATCTTTAAAAAAAGCTATGCGATTCCCTCCAAAGAAAAAATGCCGTTTCTGATACACAAAGCGATAAGCGATATGAACAATGTTTTACAATATCCAAGTATTGCTTGGATCAATCGCTATGTTGCCTATGCTGTCTATACAACCCCTGGGCGCAGTGAAATACGTTTGGCCGATTATACCTTCAGTTATAAAAAGACCATTATCAAAGGCGGATTGAACCTCTTCCCTAAATGGGCGGACAGAGCACAAAGAAATATTTATTATACCTCTTATAAAGGGACACTTCCTGCACTCTATAAGCTCAATATCTATAATGGAACAAAAACGAAGATAGCCAGTTCTGCGGGGATGCTGGTCTGTTCTGATGTCAACAGTGATGGTTCCAAACTTTTACTTACCATGGCACCTGAAGGACAGGCAGATATCTATGAATTTGATCTCGCATCACAATCGAAGAGAAGGATAACGACCTTTAAAGGTATTGATGTGAACGGGAGGTATGTTGATGACGAGAGTCGTATCGTCTTTGTCTCTAACCGGTTGGGCTATGCCAATGTATTTAAAAAGTCTATAGCGGGTGGACCGACCTCTCAAGTGGTGTATCACGGACGTAACAATAATGCCTGTGATGCCTATGAAGATAAAATAGTCTACTCAAGTCGGGAAAGCAGTAATGCATTTGGGGATAATACCTTTAATCTTTACCTTACCTCTACAGGAAGTTCAGACACAAGACCGATCACAACAACCGGTTCAAACCAGTTTCCCCGTTTTTCTACGGATGGATCTGTGATACTCTTCCTTAAACAGAGTGGTCGCAGCACTTCCATAGGATATACGAATTTGTCAAGTCATCAGAGTTTACTTTTCCCGTTTAACGACAGAAAAGTTCAATCCATTGATTGGTAA
- a CDS encoding MotA/TolQ/ExbB proton channel family protein, translating to MNSLATYFFESSAITIFVLLLLSGYFIATFWVFLDRFYILNARIASEAKSLKALYTGQSKSVASNSLIFTYLSRVNVPNKAILQAASSDAIRVSTKGLTWLSIIASTSPFIGLFGTVVGILETFTKLGTQSSASLGVVAPAISEALIATAAGIAVAIFAYSFHLILKRKAYELSSLLSSQSEVILSQVSGDE from the coding sequence TTGAACTCTCTGGCTACTTATTTCTTTGAAAGCAGTGCAATCACGATATTTGTACTGCTTTTGCTGTCAGGATATTTTATCGCTACATTTTGGGTATTTCTTGACAGATTCTATATCTTGAATGCACGTATTGCATCTGAAGCCAAATCACTCAAAGCTCTCTATACAGGTCAGTCAAAATCAGTGGCCAGTAATTCACTTATTTTTACTTATCTGTCTCGTGTCAATGTACCCAATAAGGCGATACTCCAAGCAGCATCTTCTGATGCGATACGCGTATCCACAAAAGGCCTTACCTGGCTCTCTATTATAGCATCCACTTCACCTTTCATAGGTCTTTTTGGTACGGTCGTTGGGATACTTGAAACATTTACGAAACTAGGGACACAGTCAAGCGCATCTTTGGGTGTCGTTGCCCCGGCGATATCTGAAGCACTTATCGCGACTGCCGCGGGTATTGCTGTCGCTATATTTGCCTATTCATTTCATCTGATACTCAAGCGTAAGGCGTATGAGCTAAGTTCACTGCTCTCTTCTCAATCAGAAGTGATCCTTTCTCAGGTCAGCGGGGACGAATAA
- a CDS encoding L,D-transpeptidase: MFKILFIAMTLFTEGMASEEFEILPPTGTETMPVAKTVFKLIKEDSEKIVDLTGKDFILVSVRERGSDGRFYAVDRDGTVWWSGPVTSGAPEFRSPSGIFTIFQKKRYHMSKDFPDESGVNNMDYMMKFTKRGHALHKGSVDWMSHGCIHIDPKDVPVVYHWSNYNTKVVITRHTYMPFAKEDLVKIYGNR, from the coding sequence ATGTTTAAAATCCTTTTCATCGCTATGACTCTTTTTACTGAAGGCATGGCAAGTGAAGAGTTTGAAATACTTCCGCCCACAGGGACAGAAACGATGCCTGTCGCTAAAACAGTCTTTAAACTGATCAAAGAGGACAGTGAAAAGATCGTCGACCTTACCGGAAAAGATTTTATTCTGGTCTCTGTGCGTGAACGTGGAAGTGACGGGCGTTTTTATGCAGTGGACCGTGACGGTACGGTATGGTGGAGTGGTCCTGTGACTTCCGGTGCTCCAGAGTTTAGAAGCCCTTCGGGTATTTTCACGATTTTCCAAAAAAAGCGTTATCATATGTCTAAGGATTTTCCTGATGAGAGCGGTGTGAATAACATGGATTATATGATGAAGTTTACAAAACGGGGACATGCTTTGCATAAGGGGAGTGTGGACTGGATGTCCCATGGTTGTATACACATCGATCCCAAAGATGTACCTGTGGTCTATCACTGGTCCAACTATAACACAAAAGTGGTCATCACCCGACATACCTATATGCCTTTTGCCAAAGAGGACCTGGTCAAAATTTACGGGAATAGGTAA
- a CDS encoding tetratricopeptide repeat protein, producing MRSILNRVAIPCVCMLFASTVSSYAEPSVYGFGTDESMVNEQTTGSRNASSASLQQQIDQQNERIEGLTTIIEGLSASIRELQQAGGAKASAMETNDTSNTALLQKLAAMIDEINANYVSKEELQNALGDKKQVVSAAKTLPEKSDSIEGKTNAQLYSEAVRYFVKKRYDEAAKRFTIADTKGYKPAASNYYLGEIAYYTKKYEDAIFYFKKSAGIYDKASYIDTLLLHTAVSLEETGDKGQAKAFYENIIENYKGKKTAKIAQERLKKL from the coding sequence ATGAGAAGTATACTCAATAGGGTTGCAATACCGTGTGTTTGTATGCTCTTCGCAAGCACTGTATCTAGCTATGCCGAACCTTCTGTTTACGGGTTTGGGACGGATGAATCTATGGTCAATGAACAAACTACAGGAAGCAGGAACGCAAGTTCGGCTTCCTTGCAGCAGCAAATAGACCAGCAAAATGAAAGAATAGAGGGACTGACCACGATCATAGAGGGGCTGAGTGCCTCTATCCGTGAGCTGCAGCAGGCTGGAGGGGCTAAGGCCTCCGCTATGGAGACGAATGATACATCCAATACTGCTTTGCTTCAAAAGTTAGCCGCTATGATCGACGAGATCAATGCGAACTATGTCAGTAAAGAAGAGTTGCAAAATGCCTTGGGAGATAAAAAGCAGGTGGTAAGTGCTGCAAAAACGCTCCCTGAAAAGAGTGACTCCATTGAAGGTAAAACCAATGCACAACTCTACAGTGAAGCTGTCCGGTATTTTGTAAAAAAACGCTATGATGAAGCAGCAAAAAGATTTACGATAGCCGATACAAAAGGCTATAAGCCTGCAGCATCCAACTATTACCTGGGAGAAATAGCCTATTACACCAAGAAGTATGAAGATGCGATATTTTATTTTAAAAAGAGTGCAGGTATTTACGACAAGGCTTCCTATATAGATACGCTGCTACTGCATACTGCGGTTTCACTTGAAGAGACAGGCGATAAAGGTCAGGCGAAAGCATTTTATGAGAATATCATAGAGAACTACAAAGGCAAGAAAACGGCAAAGATCGCTCAAGAAAGATTGAAAAAACTTTAG
- the rd gene encoding rubredoxin, whose amino-acid sequence MSKKYICTVCDYIYDPEIGDPDSGIEPGTAFEDIPEDWVCPDCNVGKSDFEVLSET is encoded by the coding sequence ATGAGTAAAAAGTATATTTGTACCGTCTGTGACTACATTTATGACCCTGAGATCGGAGACCCTGACTCAGGTATAGAGCCGGGTACCGCATTTGAAGATATCCCTGAAGATTGGGTCTGCCCGGATTGTAATGTCGGTAAAAGTGATTTTGAAGTGCTTTCAGAAACATAG
- a CDS encoding peptidylprolyl isomerase has protein sequence MTVTNENCVVGIEYEVKQAGTTEVVDSNKGGAPLEFIIGKGQIIPGLENALVGMSQGESGDIMVAAAEAYGDVNPEAIQTLPIEQFEGVDLVEGMTLYGQGQDGQTVQVTVKSFDDKEVNVDFNHPLAGKDLMFSVTVLSAREATADEVTSGVVGGTKAAGGSCGTGCGCH, from the coding sequence ATGACAGTAACTAATGAAAATTGTGTAGTCGGTATCGAATACGAAGTAAAACAAGCAGGTACAACTGAAGTTGTAGACAGCAACAAAGGTGGTGCACCACTAGAGTTCATTATTGGAAAAGGACAGATCATTCCAGGTCTTGAGAACGCACTTGTAGGTATGTCTCAAGGTGAAAGCGGAGACATTATGGTCGCTGCTGCAGAGGCATACGGTGATGTAAATCCCGAAGCAATCCAAACACTTCCTATCGAACAGTTCGAAGGTGTGGATCTTGTAGAGGGTATGACACTTTATGGTCAAGGACAAGATGGTCAGACTGTACAAGTCACAGTAAAATCTTTTGATGATAAAGAAGTGAATGTGGATTTCAACCACCCATTGGCTGGTAAAGACCTTATGTTCTCAGTCACTGTTCTAAGTGCAAGAGAAGCAACTGCAGATGAAGTAACATCTGGTGTAGTTGGCGGTACAAAAGCAGCTGGTGGTAGCTGTGGTACAGGATGTGGTTGTCACTAA